GACGGTGATCCCGATCGCCAACGAGCAGGGGCTGCGCACGCGCGCGTGGGTCGAGCGCAACCGTCGCCTCGTGGATTCCCTGTCGGGCGGGCGCATCGCGTACGTCTACGTGCCCAACACCGGGCAGCCGGGCTACACGAGCTTCAACCGCTACTACTTCGCGCAGCAGGACCGGCAGGGTGCGGTGATCGACGAGCGCTTCAACGGCGGCGGCTCGGCCGCCGACTACATCGTCGACATCCTCGGGCGCGACTTCGACGGCTACTTCAACAACCCCGTCGGCGACCGCGTGCCGTACACCAGCCCCGCGGCCGGCATCTGGGGCCCGAAGGTGATGATCATCAACGAGATGGCCGGCTCGGGCGGCGACCTGATGCCGTACATGTTCAAGCGCCGCGGCATCGGCCCGCTGGTGGGCAAGCGCACGTGGGGCGGGCTGGTCGCGACGACCGACACGCCGCCCTTCGTCGACGGCGGCTCGATGATCGCGCCGCGCTTCGGCTTCTTCTCGCGCGAGGGGAAGTTCGCGGTCGAGAACGAGGGCGTCGCGCCGGACATCGACGTCGAGAACTGGCCGAAGGAGGTCATCGCCGGCCGCGATCCGCAGCTGGAGCGCGCCGTGCAGGAGGCGCTGCGCCTGCTGGCCGCGAAGCCGATCGACCGCATGATGAAGGAGCCGACGGCGCCGACGTGGGGCAAGCGCGGGACCAACCCCTGAGCGCGTCCGACTGACGGGCAGGGTGTTTGCGGGGGCGGGGCGCCATGGCGTCCCGCCCCCGTACGCTTGCCCTCGTCCTCGCCGGCGGCAAAGGCTCCCGCCTCGGCCCCCTCACGCAGCGCCGCGCGAAGCCCGCGCTGCCGTTCGGCGGCGGGTACCGCATGATCGACTTCCCGCTCACCAACTGCGTGCACAGCGGGCTGTCGGACGTGTGGGTGGTGGAGCAGTACCAGCCGCACGCGCTCAACGACCACCTGCTGAACGGGCGGCCGTGGGACCTCGATCGCAACCAGGGCGGGCTGCGGATCCTGCCGCCGTTCACGGGTGCGCACGGCGAGGGCTTCGCCGGCGGCAACGCCGACGCGCTCTGGCGGCACCGCGCGCTGCTCGCGGAGTCGGGCGCCGACGAGCTGGTGGTGCTGAGCGCGGACCACGTGGAGCGCGTGGACCTGCGCGACGTGCTGGACGCGCACCGCGAGGCGCGCGCCTCGGTGACGATGGTGACGACGGAGGTCGCGCGCGACGAGGCGTCGCGCTTCGGCGTCGTCCACGTGGCGGCGGGCGGGCGCGTGCAGGCGTTCGACTACAAGCCGGAGCATCCACCGGGCGACGGCGCGCGCGTCACCGTCACGACGGAGGTGTTCGCGTACGACCTGCAACACCTGCTCGCGACACTCGACGCGCTGGCGGCGGAGGTGGAGCGGCGCGACGACGTGCCGCACCTGCAGGACTTCGGCGACCACCTGCTGCCGGCGCTGGTGCGCGAGGGGCGCGCGCACTGCGTGCCGCACGCGGGCTACTGGCGCGACCTCGGCACGCCCGGCAGCTACTGGCGCGGCCACATGGACCTGCTGGGCGACGAGCCGGCGCTGGTGGTGGACGACCCCGCGTGGCCGGTGCGCACGGCCGCCGCGCAGCTCATGCCGGCGCGCGTGTCGCGCGGCGCGGAGCTGGCGGACGCGCTGCTCGCGCCGGGCGCGTACGTCGCGGGGCGCGTCGCGCGTTCGGTGCTGGGACCGGGCGCGATCGTCGAGGCGGGGGCCGAGGTGCACGACAGCGTGCTGCTGCACGGCGCGGTCGTGCGTCGGGGCGCGCGCGTCGTGCGCGCGGTGCTCGACGACGGCGTGGAGGTGGGCGCCGGCGCGGTGGTGGGCGGGGCGGGCGAGGGCGACGACGCGATCACGGTGGTGGGCATGGGCGCGCGCGTGGACGCCGGCGAGCGGCTGGCCGCGGGCGCCACGCGCGACGCCGCGCGGCGCGACGCGGAGCCGCGATGATGCTGCACGCGACGCACGATCCGCGGCTCGTGGCGCGCCTCGGCCGCCGCGTCGCGCTGCGCTACTCCGACGGCGCCGACGAGGCGCTCGACCGCCCCGCGCACGTGCGCGCGGGCTCGGGGCTGGCGCGCGTGGGCGACCGGCTGGTCGTGGTGCAGGACGACGCGGCGTTCCTCGCGCTCGTCGATCCGGCCACGGGGCTCGCGTGCGCGGTGACGCTCCCTGCCGACGACGACGGGCGCCGCCAGTTCTCCACCGCGCGCGGCAACAAGGACCGCAAGTACGACCTCGAGGCGTGCGTCGCGCTGCCCGCGGACGACGGCGGCGTGCGCGTGCTCGCGTTCGGGTCGGGCTCCACGCCGCGGCGTGAGCGCGTGCTGGTGGCGACGTTCCCCGATGGCGCCCCCGATCCCGCGCGGGCCGACGTGCGCTTCATCGACGCGGCGCCGCTCTACGCCGCGCTGCGCGACGCGCCGGGGTTCGCGGGCAGTGAGCTGAACGTCGAGGGCGCGGTGGTGGCGGGCGACCGCGTGCGCCTGTTCGGCCGCGGCAACGGCGCCGTGCGCGACGGCAGGGCGCCCGTGAGCGCCACCGGCGACGTCGCGCGCGACGCGCTGCTCGCGTTCCTCCTGCACGGCGGTCCCGTGCCGCCGATCGACGCGGTGCGGCCGTACGCGCTCGGCGACGTCGAGGGGGCGACGCTCGCGTTCACCGACGCCGCGCGGCTCGCCGACGGCACGATCCTCTACGCCGCGGCGGCCGAGCGCTCGCCGAACACGTACGACGACGGCGAGGTGACGGGATCGGCGCTCGGCCTCATCGCGCCGGACGGGAGCGCGCGGTGGACGCCGGTGCTCGACGCGAGCGGCGCGCCCTTCCGCGGCAAGGTCGAGGGGGTGCTGCCCCGCACGGCCGACGGCTCGTCGCTCTGGCTGGTGACGGACGCCGACGACCCGGACGCTCCGACGGAGCTGCACGAGGCGACGCTGCAGGGCGTCCCGGGCGTGTAACCCGCGGCGCCGGGCGTGCGTCCTCCCGGCATGAGTGCCGGCACGACTACCGCCCCCCGCCCCGCCCGCTGGGCCGAGCGCGCCAGCCTGGCGCTGCTGTCGGCCGGCGCGACGCTCTACGCCGTCGCCTACGCGAACATGCGCCGCCTCGAGGACGCCGGCGCCGTGAACACGCCTGGCGCGAAGGTGCTGTTCGCGGGGCTCGCCGCGCACGCCCGCTACACGCGCTGGGCGGAGGTCGGCTTCGCCGTCGCGGCCTTCGGCCTCGCGACCGCGATCGGGGCCGCACTCTGGACCGCGCGGGCGAAGCGCCTGGCCAGCTGACGTCTGCGGGCCGCGGACCTCGAGGTCGGGCCCCGTCTTCCCGCCGGGCCCCTGTGCCTATTGGAGAGGACGCGGATGCTCCGGATGTGGCGGATCGTTCGGATCGCTCCGCGTCGCGGCGACGCTCCGTGCGCCGGTGCGGAGGAGATCCGAATGATCCGTCGTGATCCGAAGCATCCGCATCCCTCCCCACAGGCAGCGAGGGTCCGGCGCGCGAGCCCCGGAACGGCCTTGGACAGGATGACAGGATGACGAAGAGGCTCCGCACCGGCGCTTGGAGCAGCGCGCCGCGCAGAGCCTCCTGGTCATCCTGTCATCCTGTCAAAGCACTTCGTCGTTCAGATCCGCAGCCCGCAGTCCGCAGCCGCGCCTACCATCCCTGCCGTTCGCGGAGGCCGGTGACGTGCGCCGTGTGGTGCTTCCCGTGCCACGCGTAGATCCCCAGCGCCGTGCGCAGCGTGACCGGGCCCATCTCCGGGTGGGCGTAGGTCTTCTCCCAGTCCTCGGGCGCGAGCGCGCGCAGCGTCGTCACCCAGCGCACGTGCAGCGCGTCGAGCAGCTGCAGCGACACCTCGGGCTCGAGCCGCGAATCGGGCAGCGTCGCCCACAGCGACTCTTCATACGCGGCGATCGGCGTCCCCGGCTCCGTGAGCGCCTTCTTCACGCGCACGTATGCGTTCATGTGGCTGTCCGCCACGTGGTGCACGACCTGCCGCACCGTCCACCCGCCGTCGCGGTAGGGCGTGTCCAGCTGCGACGCATCCAGGCCCGAGATCGCGGCGCGCAGCCTCGCCGGCGCCGCGGCGATGTCGTCCACCAGCGCGGTCATCACCGCCGGGTCGTCGGCGGGCGTGCTCCAGTTGCCGATCGGGTAGCGCAGGTCGTCGCTCATGGGGCGGGATCGGGTCGGGTCAGGCGTGGAGTAGGGGGACGTCGCCGTCGGACGCCGGGAGCGCGGCGGGGCGGGGCGCGCACGGCACGCGGACCTCGAAGCGCGCGCCGCCCGTGTCCGACTCGCTCGCGCGCACGGAGCCGTGCAGCACGTCGGTGGCGATCGTGCGCACCACCGCCAGGCCGAGCCCCGTGCCGGACTGCAGCGCCTTGGTCGTGAAGTAGGGCTCGAAGCAGCGCGCGCGCACCTCGGGCGGCATGCCGGGGCCGTTGTCCTCGACCACCAGCACGGCCGTCGCGGCGCCCTCGGCCTCCTCGTCCACCGCCACCTCGACGCGCAGCCGCGGCGCGGGATGCTTCTCCAGCACCTGCGCCGCGTTCAGCACGAGGTTCAGCACCAGCTGGTGCACCTGCACCGGATCGGGCGCGAGCACGATCGCGTCGGGCGACAGGTCGTCGGTGTCCACCACGAGCTTGCGCGGGAAGCCGGGGCGCAGCAGCTCCACGACCTCGCGCACCGCGTCGGCCATCACCACCGGCGTCGGGTGGTCGGGCGGCTGCTCGTCGCGCAGGTGGCGGCGCAGCAGCCCCACCAGGTCGGCCGCGCGCATCGCGCCCAGGCGCATGCGGTCGAGGTGCGACGTCACGCGCTGCGGGTTCGTCGCGTGGTCCGTCCCCACCTCGGCGTGCAGCACGAGCGTGTTGAGGATGTTGCGCAGGTCGTGCGCGAGGCCGCCGCTCAGCAGCGCCGCCGCCTCGAGCCGGTTCACGCGCGCCGCGTCGGGGCCCGCTTCGGCCACGCTGACGATGAGGCTCGTGCCGTCGCCCGCCCGCAGGCCCACGAGGCGCAGGCGGAAGCCGGCGGCGTTGCACTCGACGGCCATCGCGTCCGCGTCCGTGGTGCGCGCGCGCTCGGCCAGCCGCTCCATCGCCTCGGCCATCTCGGGGCGCCATGGCGGCAGCGGATTGCCGGCCTGCGGCGCGGTGACGAAGAGCGTCGCCATGCGCGCGGGCACGGCCATCGACTCGCAGGTGCCGTCGGGGGCACGCAGCACCACCAGCTGTCCACCGGCAGCGGCCAGCACGCGGGCGTGACGCGCGTTGCGCACGCCCCACCAGGCCGCGAGCGCGATGCCGGCGCCGATCACCACGCCGCCGGCCAGCAGCGACCAGGTGAGCAGGGTCGGTGCGTAGTCGAGCGGCGGGATGACGCTGGGGACCGTGTCCGTCTGCATGGTGATCAGGCCGCGGCGCGCGACGCCGACGGAGACGCCGCGTCGCGACGCCCCTTCCACTGCCCCCAGCTGATCCCCGCCAGCGCCACCGAGTAGACGAGCAGGAGGCCCATCGAGACGTCGCGCGCCGGCTCGCGGCCGAGCAGCGGAATGAGGAACTCGATCAGCGGCCGGCTGACGACCGTGGCCAGGAAGTAGACGAGGTGCCCACCGCCGATCCACACCCATCCCGGCTCCGGGGGCACGCCCTGCGGATCGCCCGCGCGGCCAGCCTGCGCGACGAGCATGCCCAGCGCGAGGATGGCCAGCACCAGCTGCGTCGACGTGAGGTACAGCAGCGTCAGCTGACGCCCCGGACCCAGGGCGAACATCGCGACGATGCCGGCGACGGCGAACAGCGCGAGCAGTGGCGTACGCCAGCGCGTGGCGCGCGGCCCCATCCACGTCAGCAACGGAACGAGCAGCAGCGGCGCGAGCAGCGCCGCGGCCGCGCTGCCCCACTTCACGTACGGGATGTGCCCCGTGAGGGCAAAGGCCATCTGTGCGACGCTGAGCAGGAACTGCGCGCCCCACACGAGCCCCACCTGCCCCACGGGGTCGCGCCACGTCAGGCGCCGCGCGCTCCACGCGCCGAGGAGCGGAAGCCCCGTCGCGACGGTGACCAGGTAGCTGGGCCAGGAGATGCGGAGAGCGGGCATGCGGCGGGACGTAGGGGGACCGGCCACGAGCGACGTGGCCGGCACCCCGGCGCCGGCGTCGGCGTCACTCGGTGTTCAACTCGTTCGGATCGGAGCAGACATCGGGGCAGCCGATCGGCTGCTGCTCGAGCGCGCCGTCCACCATGTCGTTCCCGTCAGCATCGACGCCCACGAGGATCATCGTCACCGCCCCGGTCTCCTCCTCGCCGGGATAGGCACGGATGCCCACGCACCCGGGCTGGTCCAAGATGCGTTTGTACGCCTCGGCGTGGAAGGCGAGCGTCGGGAAGCGGTCCTTCTTCTCCTTCTTCTCCTTGTACTTCTTGGTCTTCTTGACGGCCTCGGACTTCGAGATTCTGTGATCCCGCGGCGGCAGTGGCGTGCCCATGGTCGTGCCTGTGCGATGGGTCGGGAAGTGTGGGACGGACGCCGCGTCGCGCCCATCC
This is a stretch of genomic DNA from Roseisolibacter agri. It encodes these proteins:
- a CDS encoding YfiT family bacillithiol transferase, whose amino-acid sequence is MSDDLRYPIGNWSTPADDPAVMTALVDDIAAAPARLRAAISGLDASQLDTPYRDGGWTVRQVVHHVADSHMNAYVRVKKALTEPGTPIAAYEESLWATLPDSRLEPEVSLQLLDALHVRWVTTLRALAPEDWEKTYAHPEMGPVTLRTALGIYAWHGKHHTAHVTGLRERQGW
- a CDS encoding glucose-1-phosphate adenylyltransferase family protein; its protein translation is MASRPRTLALVLAGGKGSRLGPLTQRRAKPALPFGGGYRMIDFPLTNCVHSGLSDVWVVEQYQPHALNDHLLNGRPWDLDRNQGGLRILPPFTGAHGEGFAGGNADALWRHRALLAESGADELVVLSADHVERVDLRDVLDAHREARASVTMVTTEVARDEASRFGVVHVAAGGRVQAFDYKPEHPPGDGARVTVTTEVFAYDLQHLLATLDALAAEVERRDDVPHLQDFGDHLLPALVREGRAHCVPHAGYWRDLGTPGSYWRGHMDLLGDEPALVVDDPAWPVRTAAAQLMPARVSRGAELADALLAPGAYVAGRVARSVLGPGAIVEAGAEVHDSVLLHGAVVRRGARVVRAVLDDGVEVGAGAVVGGAGEGDDAITVVGMGARVDAGERLAAGATRDAARRDAEPR
- a CDS encoding sensor histidine kinase translates to MQTDTVPSVIPPLDYAPTLLTWSLLAGGVVIGAGIALAAWWGVRNARHARVLAAAGGQLVVLRAPDGTCESMAVPARMATLFVTAPQAGNPLPPWRPEMAEAMERLAERARTTDADAMAVECNAAGFRLRLVGLRAGDGTSLIVSVAEAGPDAARVNRLEAAALLSGGLAHDLRNILNTLVLHAEVGTDHATNPQRVTSHLDRMRLGAMRAADLVGLLRRHLRDEQPPDHPTPVVMADAVREVVELLRPGFPRKLVVDTDDLSPDAIVLAPDPVQVHQLVLNLVLNAAQVLEKHPAPRLRVEVAVDEEAEGAATAVLVVEDNGPGMPPEVRARCFEPYFTTKALQSGTGLGLAVVRTIATDVLHGSVRASESDTGGARFEVRVPCAPRPAALPASDGDVPLLHA
- a CDS encoding DUF6929 family protein — encoded protein: MMLHATHDPRLVARLGRRVALRYSDGADEALDRPAHVRAGSGLARVGDRLVVVQDDAAFLALVDPATGLACAVTLPADDDGRRQFSTARGNKDRKYDLEACVALPADDGGVRVLAFGSGSTPRRERVLVATFPDGAPDPARADVRFIDAAPLYAALRDAPGFAGSELNVEGAVVAGDRVRLFGRGNGAVRDGRAPVSATGDVARDALLAFLLHGGPVPPIDAVRPYALGDVEGATLAFTDAARLADGTILYAAAAERSPNTYDDGEVTGSALGLIAPDGSARWTPVLDASGAPFRGKVEGVLPRTADGSSLWLVTDADDPDAPTELHEATLQGVPGV